From a region of the Alnus glutinosa chromosome 1, dhAlnGlut1.1, whole genome shotgun sequence genome:
- the LOC133873764 gene encoding uncharacterized protein LOC133873764, whose amino-acid sequence MKAAFIPEVNDELDTPNFEKFEEADNQIQTSSKAGPWRKMLSSKDINFVGYTYKNFEIVNDHQLLGIGIYLPLSVDTFLSNLFT is encoded by the exons ATGAAAGCTGCATTTATTCCCGAGGTCAATGATGAATTGGATACTCCAAATTTTGAGAAGTTTGAAGAg GCTGACAACCAAATCCAAACTTCATCTAAAGCAGGTCCATGGAGAAAG ATGTTGTCATCTAAGGATATCAACTTTGTTGGTTACACGTATAAGAACTTTGAAATTGTAAATGATCATCAATTACTCGGAATCGGTATCTACCTGCCTCTCTCTGTGGACACATTTCTATCTAATCTTTTTACTTGA
- the LOC133873714 gene encoding putative pentatricopeptide repeat-containing protein At3g23330, which translates to MTSTQTLLRTVLRNPTTIKTKSQAKQLHAHILKTEGPCSTHLSITLLSIYSNLNLLHDSLLLFNTLHSPPTLAWKSLIKCYAFHGLSHQSLAFFVEMRAMGKHPDCHVFPSVLKSCTLLMDLRLGESLHACIIRLGMDFDLYTGNALMNMYSRFQSLGESGRQRSSAPEMLDGMPDRRRKDECESGVASCGELSGRIVSEELEGEGGMLYFDGKAKRQIGSGETKNHNNNCNSNELVNKYEEQVTGIDHKLNLNQSSDKSPQISGNREISGHFYGKMNDVSVGKIDVRALLMDSVRKIFDMMPKKDLISWNTVIAGNAQNGMYEEALTMVREMGNANLKPDSFTLSSILPIFAEYVDVIKGKEIHAYAIRHGFDVDLFIGSSLIDVYAKCTRVEDSCRVFNLLSQRDAISWNSIIAGCVQNGLFDEGLRFFRHMLKAKIKPRHVSFSSIMPACAHLTTLHLGKQLHGYIIRGGFDDNVFIASSLVDMYAKCGNIRIARWIFDEMELHDMVSWTAIIMGYALHGHAHDAISLFEQMEMEGVKPNVGAFVAVLTACSHAGLVDEAWKYFNSMTQDFGIAPGLEHYAAVADLLGRAGRLEEAYKFISNMHIGPTGSVWSTLLAACRVHKNVELAEKVADKIFRVDPENIGAYILLSNIYSAARRWKDAANLRISLKKKGMKKKPACSWIEVKNKTHAFVAGDKSHPYHDRINEALEVLLEQMEREGYVPDTKEVLHDVEEEHRKYLLHSHSERLAIAFGIISTPAGTTIRVTKNIRVCTDCHTAIKFISKIVGREIIVRDNSRFHHFKDGKCSCGDYW; encoded by the coding sequence ATGACTTCAACACAAACCCTGCTCAGAACCGTCCTCAGAAATCCCACCACCATCAAAACCAAGTCCCAGGCCAAACAGCTCCATGCCCACATCCTCAAAACCGAAGGTCCATGTTCCACTCACTTGTCCATCACTCTCCTCTCCATCTACTCAAACCTCAACCTCTTGCATGACTCACTCCTACTCTTCAACACCCTCCACTCCCCTCCCACTCTTGCTTGGAAATCCCTCATCAAATGCTACGCTTTCCATGGCCTTTCCCACCAATCCTTGGCATTCTTTGTCGAGATGCGGGCTATGGGTAAGCACCCAGACTGCCATGTGTTCCCTTCTGTGCTGAAATCTTGCACATTGCTGATGGACTTGAGGTTGGGCGAGTCGCTACATGCCTGCATTATAAGGCTTGGTATGGATTTCGACTTGTATACTGGTAATGCGCTTATGAATATGTACTCGAGATTTCAGAGCTTGGGTGAGAGTGGCAGACAGAGGTCTAGCGCGCCTGAGATGCTTGATGGAATGCCTGATAGAAGGCGAAAAGATGAATGTGAAAGTGGTGTGGCTAGTTGTGGGGAACTGAGCGGTAGAATTGTGTCTGAGGAGTTAGAAGGTGAGGGAGGGATGCTGTACTTTGATGGAAAAGCAAAGAGACAAATAGGTAGTGGTGAGACTAagaatcataataataattgtaactCAAATGAATTGGTGAACAAGTATGAAGAACAGGTCACGGGTATTGATCACAAACTTAACTTGAATCAAAGTAGTGATAAGTCTCCTCAAATTAGTGGAAATAGGGAGATTAGTGGGCATTTCTATGGGAAAATGAATGATGTTTCTGTGGGAAAGATAGACGTAAGGGCTTTACTAATGGATAGTGTGAGAAAGATTTTTGATATGATGCCAAAAAAGGATCTTATTTCCTGGAATACCGTGATTGCAGGAAATGCACAAAATGGAATGTATGAAGAAGCTTTAACAATGGTTAGAGAGATGGGGAATGCAAACTTGAAGCCTGATTCTTTCACTTTGTCGAGTATTCTTCCTATCTTTGCAGAATATGTGGATGTTATTAAGGGAAAGGAAATCCATGCGTATGCCATAAGACATGGGTTTGATGTAGATTTGTTCATTGGAAGTAGCTTAATTGACGTGTATGCCAAGTGTACTCGTGTGGAAGATTCATGTCGGGTCTTCAATCTCTTATCTCAGCGTGATGCCATTTCATGGAATTCTATAATTGCAGGATGTGTGCAAAATGGTCTGTTCGACGAAGGCCTGAGATTCTTTCGGCATATGTTGAAGGCTAAAATTAAGCCAAGGCATGTTTCCTTTTCAAGTATCATGCCAGCTTGTGCTCACTTGACCACACTACATTTGGGGAAGCAGCTACATGGATACATAATTAGAGGTGGATTTGATGATAACGTGTTTATTGCCAGCTCCCTCGTGGACATGTATGCCAAATGTGGGAACATTAGGATAGCTAGGTGGATTTTTGATGAGATGGAGCTACATGACATGGTGTCATGGACGGCCATAATCATGGGATATGCTTTGCACGGGCATGCCCATGATGCCATTTCCTTATTTGAGCAGATGGAAATGGAGGGAGTAAAACCCAACGTTGGGGCTTTTGTGGCTGTGTTGACTGCCTGCAGCCATGCTGGATTGGTAGATGAAGCTTGGAAATATTTTAATAGTATGACTCAGGATTTTGGAATTGCTCCAGGCTTGGAGCACTATGCTGCTGTTGCAGACCTTTTGGGCCGAGCAGGAAGGCTGGAGGAAGCTTATAAGTTTATCTCTAACATGCATATAGGACCAACAGGAAGTGTGTGGTCAACATTGTTGGCCGCATGTAGAGTTCACAAGAATGTTGAATTGGCAGAAAAGGTTGCTGACAAAATATTCAGGGTTGATCCTGAGAACATAGGGGCCTACATTCTACTATCAAACATATATTCTGCTGCTAGGAGATGGAAAGATGCAGCAAATTTGAGAATTTCCCTGAAGAAAAAGGGCATGAAAAAGAAACCAGCTTGCAGCTGGATCGAAGTTAAGAACAAGACGCATGCTTTTGTGGCTGGAGATAAATCCCATCCATATCATGACAGAATAAATGAGGCACTGGAAGTTTTACTAGAGCAGATGGAGCGAGAAGGGTATGTTCCCGACACAAAAGAGGTGCTCCATGATGTTGAAGAGGAGCATAGGAAATACTTGCTACATAGCCACAGCGAAAGGCTCGCTATAGCATTTGGCATCATTAGCACTCCTGCTGGCACAACAATTCGAGTAACAAAGAATATTCGCGTCTGCACAGACTGCCACACGGCGATTAAGTTCATATCAAAGATTGTTGGAAGAGAGATCATTGTGAGGGATAACAGCCGATTTCACCATTTCAAGGATGGAAAGTGTTCTTGTGGTGATTATTGGTGA
- the LOC133873740 gene encoding uncharacterized protein At4g14342 isoform X1, translating into MQASDRFNINSQLEHLQAKYVGTGHADLNRFEWAVNIQRDSYASYVGHYPLLAYFAIAENESIGRERYNFMQKMLLPCGLPPEREDD; encoded by the exons ATGCAG GCCAGTGATAGGTTTAACATCAATTCCCAGCTTGAGCACCTCCAAGCTAAATATGTCGGTACTGGGCATGCAGATTTGAATAGATT TGAATGGGCAGTGAACATTCAACGGGATAGCTATGCGTCATATGTTGGGCATTACCCGTTACTAGCGTACTTTGCTATTGCGGAAAATGAATCAATTGGGAGAGAGCGCTACAACTTCATGCAG AAAATGCTTTTGCCTTGTGGTCTCCCCCCTGAAAGAGAAGACgattga
- the LOC133873740 gene encoding uncharacterized protein At4g14342 isoform X2, with protein sequence MQASDRFNINSQLEHLQAKYVGTGHADLNRFEWAVNIQRDSYASYVGHYPLLAYFAIAENESIGRERYNFMQKMLLPCGLPPEREDD encoded by the exons GCCAGTGATAGGTTTAACATCAATTCCCAGCTTGAGCACCTCCAAGCTAAATATGTCGGTACTGGGCATGCAGATTTGAATAGATT TGAATGGGCAGTGAACATTCAACGGGATAGCTATGCGTCATATGTTGGGCATTACCCGTTACTAGCGTACTTTGCTATTGCGGAAAATGAATCAATTGGGAGAGAGCGCTACAACTTCATGCAG AAAATGCTTTTGCCTTGTGGTCTCCCCCCTGAAAGAGAAGACgattga